The nucleotide sequence TATTTTCTTTTCCCAGAGATGGGCAATCACACTCCACCTTGCGGAGAATACTGCAGATTTTAAAGGTGTGTCACATTTTTGAGTTACATTTTATGTCTTGATCAGAAACcgttagtttctttttatcatgGGAGGACAATCATGAACAAAATgatcttgatatttttaatatCACTAATTTTTTAAGTACATTTGAAATATTGCTCGCGGACTCTCAGCTGCTAGCTGTACAGTTTAGACAGAAACGACCCAGGAATAATGACAAAAATGTACCCCCAAAATGCTATGTAAATTGcaaacagtttgttttattagtGTACTTAAGAGACTCTTTGAACTTTTCAGCAGATGAAACTGTTTGAggtgattattttattattatttttgaaagattTCTCTTTTTGGCACACCAAAAGTTCAGTAGCACCCATaaaactatattaaaaaaacagagagtATTAGAGGACACTCTATTGGCTGAATCCCCCATGCTTGTTTGCCAGACGCCCAATCAGCTGCCAGAACTCCAGGAAGCACAGCTCTCCATCATTGTTCATGTCCAATGAACTCATGAGCTGGTCAACGGCAGCAGGGTCACTTGCATTCTGtaaggaaaacagaaaaccacatttgtgaggcacacacaaacacacaaagacagaaacaaagaaaagatcCTGAAAGCCAGCTGGCAACACTGAAAAATATCATCAGGGGGTGAAAAAGTATCAGTGGCAATGCAATCCTGAATTAAATATAGCCTCAAACATGCTGCATCAGCAGAGGTGGTTTGGCACACAATTCCCTGGCTCTGTCACCACCTTGTGGCTGCTGTGGATGATCTCAGCTGTTCGCCAAAAGAGGAAACTTGTGGAATTTTCCACACTTGGAAAAGGCAGCCCTTTATCCTCAGTTGGGCCTCATGAAGAGCTACTTTCTGTCAGCGTGTATTCTTGTCAGGAATGCACAATGCAGGCAGCAGAATCAAACGAGTCTCAAATGCCGACAACAAGCAGGGCCGATTCTTtcttggtgtgggatttattgttttgttgtttttagaataCGAGCCTCGCTTTTCGTTTTTAGAAGTCGTACAACATTGCATGCATAGTTACGGCTGTGATTCACTGAATTAAGACATATCTAAACAGCAATGTGATCACAGCAAAATGAGGCCGAGTGAGTAGTCAGATGATACCCTTTAAGAATCTGACTTTCCCACCGTGAAATAACTGTTTTCGATATAAGCTTCCTGTCATGCGTTTCATGCAGCCAATATGACAGTGGATGTAGTGTTTAAAAGCACACATGGGCTAAATACAGCTTTAGGGCAAGGACAGGCCTTATGATCACTTCCATCCAGAGCTCTGGAGAagtttttcacttttattttaagaagTTAAATAACTGGGGTTGTTTTTTACTCTGTGGTGagaaaaagtatttaccccgttatgaatttcttctttttttgcttttcatcaGCTTTAAACAAAGTTTTAATACTATTCAAGTATGAGAtgccaaatgtaaaaaaaaattgtgaaagaaATTTTCACTGTTATTTAGTGCACTTTCTTcacatttaatgtatttttcttacatttagtGGGAAATActaaatttaaatgttaaatctaaattgCTCGGTatatttaaatcttaaatctCAGAATGAAATCTTAAGAAAATATGCTAATTAACCAAGACCCTTCTAATTTACAATGTTATGTACTGGGTGGTTAacatattttctgaaaatgtaagtCTCAGATTTAAGATTTagatttgtgaaaaatatttagatgTAGATTTAAGATTTAGTT is from Fundulus heteroclitus isolate FHET01 chromosome 3, MU-UCD_Fhet_4.1, whole genome shotgun sequence and encodes:
- the LOC105928457 gene encoding protein S100-A11 isoform X1; protein product: MESAIGVLVSQFKAYAGKDGSSDTLSRDEFQKLVKSELSNFVKNASDPAAVDQLMSSLDMNNDGELCFLEFWQLIGRLANKHGGFSQ